From Drosophila suzukii chromosome 2R, CBGP_Dsuzu_IsoJpt1.0, whole genome shotgun sequence, a single genomic window includes:
- the Khc-73 gene encoding kinesin-like protein KIF13A isoform X7, which yields MSSDKIKVAVRVRPFNRREIELGTKCIVEMEKQQTILQNPPPLEKIERKQPKTFAFDHCFYSLNPEDNNFASQETVFDAVGRGILDNAFQGYNACIFAYGQTGSGKSYTMMGSQESKGIIPRLCDLLFSAIANKSTPELMYKVEVSYMEIYNEKVHDLLDPKPNKQSLKVREHNVMGPYVDGLSQLAVTSYQDIDNLMTEGNKSRTVAATNMNAESSRSHAVFSVVLTQILTDQATGVSGEKVSRMSLVDLAGSERAVKTGAVGDRLKEGSNINKSLTTLGLVISKLADQSNGKKSGNDKFVPYRDSVLTWLLKDNLGGNSRTVMVATISPSADNYEETLSTLRYADRAKRIVNHAVVNEDPNARIIRELRHEVETLRSMLKHATGSPVGDVQDKLAESENLMKQISQTWEEKLVKTERIQNERQQALEKMGISVQASGIKVEKNKYYLVNLNADPSLNELLVYYLKERTLIGGRSISGQQPDIQLSGLGIQPEHCVITIEDSGLYMEPVQGARCFVNGSAAVEKTPLQNGDRILWGNHHFFRVNSPKSNNTSMCASEPQTPAQLIDYNFARDEIMQNEMSNDPIQTAIARLERQHEEDKQVALEKQRQEYERQFQQLRNILSPSTPYAPYAPYDPLRMGKITPNTPTSQMRVEKWAQERDEMFRRSLGQLKTDIMRANSLVQEANFLAEEMEKKTKFSVTLQIPPANLSPNRRRGAFVSEPAILVKRTNSGSQIWTMEKLENKLIDMREMYQDHKERVLNGLPLIEPFSDDEYDDKDEDSSKPQDPFYESQENHNLIGVANIFLEVLFHDVKLDYHTPIISQQGEVAGRLQVEVERIAGQMPQDRMCESVSESSGDSRDEYDDPVDPTSNQITCRVTIKCASGLPLSLSNFVFCQYTFWGHQEMVVPVINAESTAHDQNMVFKFEHTQDFTVTINEEFLEHCIEGALSIEVWGHRSAGFSKTKGWEVEQQQAKARSLVDRWAELSRKIELWVEIHELNDNGEYSPVEVTNRNEVLTGGIYQLRQGQQRRVNVRVKPVQNSGTLPIICQSIVNVAIGSVTVRSRLQRPLDSYQEEDLTVLREKWSEALGRRRQYLDQQIQMLIKKEEKNEQERERELSLVHQWVSLTEERNAVLVPAPGSGIPGAPASWEPPSGMEPHVPVLFLNLNGDDLSAQNTNDELSVAGINSILSKEHGHKFYTLQILQHLDKDVCCVASWDSSMHDSQALNRVTEANERVYLILRTTVRLSHPAPMDLVLRKRLSINIKKGQTLTDRLKKFRLVRGENAIWQSGVTYEVVSNIPKASEELEDRESLAQLAASGDDCSASDGETYIEKYTRGVSAVESILTLDRLRQNVAVKELETAHGQPLSMRKTVSVPNFSQIMRFDASMESLLNVGRSESFADLNNSALGSKFTPGHSPAGAGGVIRNRHSFGGKGSSDDSPGKAFGIGSISLLSARPTFLNLNLNLNTLRIAPTKPSPATSKLLGMRMTTLHEEPLGGHRSLDEEPEDSYSDSEYTAEYEQERQQNRSLATRSRLTASKTMDSFMDVSSHSNQSYLSYTSSANANMKHLTGLATLSMSSSTSSGYGSQAVSCNNLSNEDIASMRSMSIDETPDFDRVNSNSPPNRQARVNPFLKDMPKAKAQEKPEPQAKKLQETFTHPLEQVETRENAQSDEDEREQLPKNNNNNEDLVEEPQLQSNETELEEAEPQTESQTELATDNQNGNRSSDEVSHSSEELLEGDGIVREELPAGKVVRRKKSNIQTPSNGNSNNNNNNNSTSQAPRINHRASVAKMEGLAAYMDSSIMSSSTEVDDESKDVELILPDWIVVGESVLIRPYNTSGVIRFVGTTEFQPGAWIGVELDTPTGKNDGSVKGIQYFQCKPKHGMFVRSDKLMLDKRGKAMRAYKAAEKSNSISKEMSTSMTGSMTGSMTRSKSRGDSLNLSARK from the exons ATGTCAAGTGATAAGATCAAAGTCGCCGTAAGGGTGCGACCCTTCAATCGCCGTG AAATCGAACTGGGTACAAAATGTATCGTGGAAATGGAAAAACAGCAGACGATACTGCAGAATCCGCCGCCGCTGGAAAAAATCGAAAG AAAACAACCAAAGACATTTGCATTCGACCACTGCTTCTACTCATTAAACCCCGAGGACAACAACTTTGCGTCCCAGGAGACAGTATTCGATGCCGTGGGACGTGGAATTCTGGATAATGCATTCCAGGGCTATAATGCGTGCATATTCGCTTACGGCCAGACGG GCTCTGGCAAGTCCTACACGATGATGGGCAGCCAGGAGAGCAAGGGCATCATTCCGCGTCTGTGCGACCTGCTCTTCTCGGCCATAGCCAACAAATCCACGCCCGAGCTGATGTACAAGGTGGAGGTGTCCTACATGGAGATTTACAACGAGAAGGTCCACGATCTGCTCGATCCCAAGCCGAACAAACAGTCGCTTAAGGTGCGCGAGCACAATGTCATGGGTCCGTATGTGGACGGCCTGTCGCAGCTGGCCGTGACATCCTACCAGGACATCGACAACCTCATGACCGAGGGCAACAAGTCGCGCACGGTGGCCGCCACGAACATGAACGCCGAGTCTTCGCGCTCCCATGCCGTCTTCTCGGTGGTCCTCACTCAGATACTCACGGATCAGGCGACGGGCGTCAGCGGCGAGAAGGTGTCCCGCATGTCCCTGGTGGATTTGGCTGGCTCCGAGCGAGCTGTGAAAACGGGAGCAGTTGGCGACCGTCTCAAGGAAGGCTCCAACATCAACAA ATCTCTGACCACACTGGGGCTGGTCATCTCCAAACTGGCCGACCAGTCCAACGGCAAGAAGAGCGGCAATGACAAATTCGTGCCCTACCGCGACTCCGTGCTCACGTGGCTGCTGAAGGATAATCTGGGCGGCAACTCCAGGACAGTGATGGTGGCCACAATTTCACCCTCGGCAGACAACTACGAGGAAACGCTGTCCACGCTGCGTTATGCGGATCGGGCCAAGCGTATTGTCAACCATGCTGTGGTCAACGAAGATCCCAATGCCCGCATCATTCGTGAGCTGCGACACGAAGTGGAGACGCTCCGAAGTATGCTGAAGCATGCCACTGGGTCACCGGTGGGCGATGTCCAGGACAAGCTGGCCGAGAGCGAGAACCTGATGAAGCAGATCTCGCAGACCTGGGAGGAGAAGCTCGTAAAGACAGAACGCATTCAGAACGAACGGCAGCAGGCGCTCGAAAAGATGGGCATTAGTGTGCAGGCTAGTGGCATCAAGGTGGAGAAAAACAAGTACTACTTGGTCAATTTGAATGCCGATCCGTCCCTCAATGAGTTGCTGGTCTACTACCTGAAG GAACGCACACTGATCGGCGGACGCAGCATCAGTGGGCAGCAGCCTGATATTCAACTTTCCGGCCTGGGCATCCAGCCCGAGCACTGTGTGATCACCATCGAGGACAGTGGACTATACATGGAGCCTGTGCAAGGAGCACGTTGCTTTGTCAACGGATCGGCAGCAGTGGAAAAGACGCCGCTGCAGAACGGCGACCGTATCCTGTGGGGCAACCACCACTTTTTCCGCGTTAACTCGCCGAAGAGTAACAACACTAGCATGTGTGCCTCGGAGCCCCAGACGCCGGCGCAACTGATTGATTACAATTTCGCACGCGATGAGATTATGCAGAACGAGATGAGCAACGACCCTATCCAGACGGCCATTGCTCGGCTGGAACGTCAGCACGAGGAAGATAAGCAGGTGGCGCTTGAGAAGCAACGGCAGGAGTACGAGCGCCAGTTTCAACAGCTGCGCAATATTCTGTCCCCCAGTACACCGTATGCGCCCTATGCACCGTACGATCCACTGCGCATGGGCAAGATTACCCCGAATACTCCCACTTCGCAGATGCGGGTGGAAAAGTGGGCGCAG GAACGCGATGAGATGTTCCGGCGCAGTCTGGGCCAGCTGAAAACGGATATTATGCGTGCGAATTCTCTGGTACAGGAGGCCAACTTCCTGGCAGAGGAGATGGAGAAGAAGACCAAGTTCTCCGTCACCCTGCAGATTCCGCCGGCCAATCTGAGTCCCAATAGGCGGCGTGGGGCCTTCGTCAGCGAACCGGCCATTCTGGTGAAGCGCACAAACTCCGGCAGCCAGATCTGGACGATGGAGAAGCTGGAAAACAAGCTGATCGATATGCGCGAAATGTACCAGGACCACAAGGAGCGCGTGCTTAACGGATTG CCCCTTATAGAGCCATTCTCAGATGACGAGTACGACGACAAG GACGAGGACAGCTCCAAGCCGCAGGATCCGTTCTACGAGTCGCAGGAGAACCACAATCTCATTGGCGTTGCCAATATATTCCTGGAGGTTCTCTTCCACGACGTCAAGCTGGACTACCACACGCCCATCATCAGCCAGCAAGGCGAGGTGGCGGGTCGTCTGCAGGTGGAGGTTGAGCGGATTGCTGGGCAGATGCCGCAAGATCGCATGTGTGAGTCGGTCTCAGAGTCCTCCGGCGATTCTCGGGATGAGTACGACGACCCCGTGGATCCCACATCCAATCAGATTACCTGCCGTGTGACCATCAAGTGTGCCAGTGGGCTACCATTGTCGCTTTCCAACTTCGTCTTTTGCCAGTACACCTTCTGGGGTCACCAAGAGATGGTTGTACCGGTCATAAATGCCGAGTCAACGGCCCACGATCAGAACATGGTCTTCAAGTTCGAGCACACGCAGGACTTCACGGTTACCATTAACGAAGAGTTTTTGGAGCATTGCATCGAGGGAGCCCTGTCCATCGAAGTGTGGGGCCATCGCAGTGCCGGCTTCTCTAAGACAAAGGGCTGGGAAGTGGAGCAGCAGCAGGCCAAGGCCCGTTCGCTGGTCGATCGCTGGGCGGAGCTGTCGCGCAAGATCGAGCTTTGGGTGGAGATCCACGAGCTTAACGACAACGGCGAGTACTCGCCCGTGGAGGTTACCAATCGGAACGAGGTCCTGACCGGCGGCATCTACCAGTTGCGTCAGGGTCAGCAGCGACGAGTAAATGTGCGGGTGAAGCCAGTACAGAACTCTGGCACTCTGCCCATCATCTGTCAGTCGATTGTGAACGTTGCCATTGGAAGTGTGACGGTGCGATCTCGGTTGCAGCGACCACTGGATTCATACCAGGAAGAGGATCTGACCGTGCTGCGCGAAAAGTGGAGCGAGGCCTTGGGACGAAGGCGTCAATACCTGGACCAGCAAATCCAGATGCTTATTAAAAAGGAGGAGAAGAACGAGCAGGAACGGGAGCGCGAACTGAGCCTGGTGCATCAGTGGGTTTCGCTGACGGAGGAGCGTAACGCGGTGCTGGTGCCGGCTCCCGGATCAGGAATTCCCGGAGCTCCCGCTTCGTGGGAACCACCGTCGGGAATGGAGCCCCATGTGCCCGTCCTCTTCCTCAACCTGAACGGCGACGATCTGTCGGCACAGAACACCAACGACGAGCTCTCCGTTGCCGGCATCAATTCCATTCTGTCCAAGGAACATGGACATAAGTTCTATACGCTGCAAATCCTGCAGCACCTGGACAAAGATGTGTGCTGTGTGGCTAGCTGGGACTCGTCGATGCACGACAGCCAGGCCCTGAACCGCGTCACTGAGGCCAACGAGCGCGTCTATCTCATTCTGCGCACCACGGTGCGCCTGTCGCATCCAGCTCCCATGGATCTCGTGCTCCGCAAGCGTCTGAGCATAAACATCAAGAAGGGCCAAACACTAACCGATCGGCTAAAGAAATTCCGACTTGTGAGGGGCGAGAATGCAATTTGGCAGAGCGGCGTCACCTATGAGGTGGTCTCCAACATTCCAAAGGCGTCCGAGGAGCTTGAGGATCGCGAATCGCTGGCACAGTTGGCTGCCAGTGGAGACGATTGCTCGGCGAGCGACGGCGAAACATACATAG AGAAATACACGCGTGGCGTTTCGGCGGTGGAGAGCATACTGACCCTGGATCGTCTGCGGCAAAACGTGGCGGTCAAGGAGCTGGAGACGGCCCACGGACAGCCGCTAAGCATGCGCAAGACCGTCAGTGTGCCGAACTTCTCGCAG ATTATGCGCTTCGATGCATCGATGGAGTCGCTGCTGAACGTGGGACGATCCGAGTCCTTTGCCGATCTCAATAACAGTGCGTTGGGCAGCAAATTTACGCCAG GTCACAGCCCAGCAGGAGCAGGCGGGGTCATCCGGAATCGCCACAGCTTTGGCGGCAAAGGTAGCAGCGATGACTCTCCCGGAAAAGCCTTTGGCATTG GCTCGATATCTCTGCTGTCAG CGCGTCCAACATTTTTGAATCTCAATTTGAACTTGAACACATTGAGAATTGCGCCAACGAAAC CTTCGCCAGCAACCAGTAAGCTGCTAGGCATGCGTATGACCACGTTGCACGAGGAGCCTTTGGGTGGTCACAGATCCCTGGACGAGGAGCCGGAGGACAGCTACAGCGACTCGGAGTACACCGCCGAGTATGAACAGGAGAGGCAGCAGAACCGAAGCTTGGCCACGCGTTCCCGACTCACGGCTTCCAAGACCATGGACTCTTTCATGGATGTCAGCAGCCATTCGAACCAGAGCTACTTGAGCTACACGTCCAGTGCCAATGCGAACATGAAGCACCTGACCGGCCTGGCCACGCTGAGCATGAGCTCCTCCACTAGCAGTGGCTACGGCTCTCAGGCGGTCTCGTGCAATAATCTGAGCAACGAGGATATTGCTTCAATGCGTTCCATGAGCATTGATGAGACGCCAG ACTTCGATCGAGTCAACTCGAATTCGCCCCCGAACCGACAGGCACGAGTCAATCCCTTCCTCAAGGACATGCCCAAAGCCAAAGCACAGGAGAAACCGGAACCGCAGGCCAAGAAGCTGCAGGAAACCTTCACGCATCCGTTGGAGCAGGTGGAGACCAGGGAAAACGCACAAAGCGACGAGGATGAGCGCGAACAGCTGCCAAAgaataacaacaacaatgagGACTTGGTCGAGGAGCCGCAGCTGCAATCCAATGAAACGGAGCTGGAGGAAGCTGAGCCGCAAACCGAGTCACAAACAGAGCTTGCCACAGACAATCAGAACGGCAACAGGTCCTCCGATGAGGTAAGCCACAGTTCCGAGGAGCTTCTGGAAGGCGATGGCATCGTCCGGGAGGAGTTGCCCGCTGGAAAGGTGGTGCGGCGCAAGAAGTCCAACATCCAGACTCCGAGCAATGGCAacagcaataacaacaacaacaataacagcaCAAGTCAGGCACCGCGCATCAATCATCGAGCTTCGGTGGCCAAAATGGAGGGTTTGGCCGCGTACATGGACTCCAGCATCATGTCCAGCAGCACAGAAGTTGATG ATGAGAGCAAGGATGTGGAACTAATCCTGCCCGATTGGATTGTGGTGGGCGAGTCGGTGCTGATCCGACCCTATAATACAAGCGGCGTCATCCGCTTTGTGGGCACCACGGAGTTCCAGCCCGGCGCCTGGATAGGCGTTGAACTGGACACGCCCACCGGCAAGAACGACGGCAGCGTGAAGGGCATTCAGTATTTCCAGTGCAAGCCCAAGCACGGCATGTTTGTGCGCTCCGACAAGCTGATGCTGGACAAGCGCGGCAAGGCGATGCGAGCTTACAAGGCCGCCGAGAAGAGCAACAGCATCAGCAAAG AGATGAGTACCTCGATGACGGGATCGATGACTGGCTCGATGACACGCTCCAAGAGCCGCGGCGATTCGCTAAACCTTTCGGCGCGCAAATGA